The following are encoded together in the Aciduricibacillus chroicocephali genome:
- the gvpN gene encoding gas vesicle protein GvpN: MTILKQGLKKAADSVSQDEEMEDLLERSLEYMKAGYPIHFTGPSGVGKTSLAIALAKRRKKPVMLIHGNHEMGNKDLIGDFTGYTSKKLVDNYVRSVYKREENVTQNWRDGRLLEAVKHGYTLVYDEFTRSRAETNNIFLSILEEGILPLYETKQTEPFVRVHPEFAVIFTSNPEEYAGVYKTQDALLDRLVTIFIGHRNVEREASIINEKVPALAEEDANAIAELTATLRQQCKGSNGPSIRSGLMIAKLAARQDIAIDGEDERFKQLCLDVLTDPMSRCIEADEPLQAARQLIEDTCMNMKKEEQRSDEDEQ, from the coding sequence GTGACGATATTGAAACAAGGACTGAAGAAGGCCGCAGACAGCGTTTCACAAGATGAGGAAATGGAAGATTTACTGGAGCGATCCCTTGAATATATGAAAGCAGGCTATCCGATTCATTTCACTGGCCCGTCAGGTGTAGGAAAAACATCTCTTGCGATTGCTCTTGCCAAGCGCAGAAAGAAACCAGTCATGCTGATCCATGGTAATCATGAGATGGGCAACAAGGACCTGATTGGTGACTTCACCGGCTACACGAGCAAGAAGCTCGTAGACAACTATGTCAGATCTGTTTACAAACGCGAAGAGAATGTGACGCAAAACTGGCGTGATGGTCGGTTGCTAGAGGCTGTTAAGCACGGATATACACTCGTTTATGACGAGTTTACCCGGTCAAGGGCAGAGACGAATAACATCTTTCTCTCAATACTTGAAGAAGGAATCCTGCCTTTGTACGAAACGAAGCAAACAGAGCCTTTCGTGCGAGTCCATCCGGAGTTTGCCGTAATTTTTACAAGCAATCCTGAAGAGTACGCCGGTGTATATAAAACACAGGACGCTCTCCTTGATAGGCTTGTGACTATTTTCATCGGTCATCGTAACGTTGAGCGCGAGGCGTCAATCATTAATGAGAAGGTCCCGGCATTGGCTGAAGAGGATGCGAACGCAATCGCAGAACTTACAGCGACCTTGCGTCAACAGTGCAAAGGAAGCAATGGACCGAGCATCCGCTCAGGACTGATGATTGCTAAGCTGGCAGCGAGACAGGATATTGCAATCGACGGTGAGGATGAACGTTTTAAACAACTTTGTCTCGATGTTCTTACAGACCCGATGAGCCGGTGCATTGAAGCGGATGAACCTTTACAAGCTGCAAGACAGCTAATTGAAGATACATGTATGAATATGAAAAAGGAAGAACAAAGGAGTGATGAGGATGAGCAGTGA
- the gvpO gene encoding gas vesicle protein GvpO: protein MEIREIISNTKDFFNEFVAPVHKITSVEEAENGGWVLTVEVIEEKEYMKKYAKDEMLGIYAVRLNENKEVASYRRTDIRYRSAIGQEV from the coding sequence ATGGAAATCAGAGAAATCATAAGTAATACGAAAGATTTCTTCAATGAGTTCGTAGCACCTGTCCACAAAATCACTTCTGTGGAAGAAGCGGAGAACGGAGGCTGGGTGTTGACGGTCGAAGTCATCGAAGAGAAAGAGTATATGAAAAAGTATGCCAAAGATGAGATGCTCGGCATTTATGCCGTGCGTCTCAATGAGAATAAAGAGGTGGCATCTTATAGAAGAACTGATATCCGTTACAGAAGTGCCATCGGTCAGGAAGTATAA
- the gvpJ gene encoding gas vesicle protein GvpJ: MAIQKSTDSSSLAEVIDRILDKGIVIDAFVRVSVVGIEILTVEARVVIASVDTWLRYAEAVGLLSDEVEEDGLPQQQNERMPGFSI; the protein is encoded by the coding sequence ATGGCTATTCAGAAGAGTACGGACAGTTCAAGTTTGGCAGAGGTAATCGATAGGATTCTTGATAAAGGGATTGTCATCGACGCCTTCGTAAGGGTTTCTGTTGTTGGTATCGAAATTCTTACCGTTGAGGCTCGTGTAGTTATTGCAAGTGTTGATACTTGGTTGCGCTATGCAGAGGCAGTCGGTTTGTTGAGTGATGAAGTGGAAGAAGACGGACTACCACAACAGCAGAATGAAAGAATGCCCGGTTTCAGTATCTAA
- the gvpQ gene encoding gas vesicle protein GvpQ, whose product MEKELKKAAGKAAKKVWEHTPEPVKDKVKEKAKEKMVEGIRNKGEQFAEKATEAADEAGEKLHDKAKDAKEKAQDALLTAKEKLGNAKEAGKDLQERISSNQKDDKKSRKRRIKGVQDIKSAKDIKGASSIKGAEDIKSSNDIKTMGS is encoded by the coding sequence ATGGAAAAAGAGCTAAAGAAAGCTGCTGGTAAAGCAGCTAAGAAAGTATGGGAACATACGCCAGAGCCTGTAAAAGACAAGGTGAAAGAAAAAGCGAAGGAAAAAATGGTCGAGGGCATTCGGAACAAAGGTGAGCAATTCGCCGAGAAGGCAACCGAAGCAGCAGATGAAGCCGGAGAAAAACTTCACGATAAAGCAAAAGATGCAAAAGAAAAGGCACAGGATGCCCTACTGACCGCTAAAGAAAAGCTCGGAAATGCAAAAGAAGCAGGGAAGGACCTGCAGGAACGGATTTCATCGAATCAAAAGGATGATAAAAAGTCTAGGAAACGCCGGATTAAAGGCGTCCAGGACATAAAATCAGCAAAAGACATTAAAGGTGCCTCATCGATCAAGGGTGCCGAGGACATCAAGTCCTCAAACGACATTAAGACGATGGGTTCTTGA
- the gvpT gene encoding GvpT/GvpP family gas vesicle accessory protein, with product MNNSKQNDSNNMNDGQSSDQTQNSSVTDGLQNGEQSANNSNNESKGNGSAMNLALVGGLVGAGAGLLAKPELGKKFIASLGESELARVAGQEFRRTAQELLAGQAQESFKHMATGYIDKLSNSFANFGQGKSGQGQNEVDSGKYEEIKKENEALNDRLDRIESMLDKLASSK from the coding sequence ATGAACAATAGCAAACAAAATGATTCTAATAACATGAACGATGGACAGTCTAGTGATCAAACACAAAACAGTTCCGTCACGGACGGACTGCAGAACGGTGAGCAAAGCGCAAACAATAGCAATAATGAGAGCAAAGGCAATGGCAGCGCAATGAATCTGGCATTAGTTGGAGGACTTGTCGGTGCAGGTGCGGGACTGCTTGCAAAGCCGGAATTGGGCAAGAAGTTCATTGCAAGTCTTGGTGAATCTGAACTTGCTCGTGTTGCCGGGCAGGAATTCAGAAGGACAGCACAGGAACTGCTAGCGGGACAGGCTCAAGAGAGCTTCAAACATATGGCTACGGGCTATATCGATAAGCTGAGCAACAGTTTCGCCAATTTTGGCCAAGGCAAGTCAGGCCAAGGTCAGAATGAAGTGGATTCTGGAAAGTATGAAGAAATCAAGAAAGAGAACGAAGCCTTGAATGATCGGCTCGACCGCATTGAATCCATGCTAGATAAGCTTGCATCATCAAAGTAG
- a CDS encoding L-cystine transporter yields the protein MNVWFVLINIIVFLLFTAIIVQMQRKHVSFGKRVFTALGLGIVLGAFLQIIYGANSKVVATTTDWYGIAGSGYVKLLMMIVVPLVMVSIIQSIINLEKSNQLGKMAAWIIGILVATAMVAALIGITSAGLFHLNADQIQAGQAENARAVELQGKFNEIKDLTTPQKIVDFIPSNVFQDMTGERPTSVIAIVIFSMFVGIAVLGLRRKNPEQAARFTDIINAIYAVIMRIVTLILRLTPYGILALIATMVATTDVDGVLELGKFVLASYAALITMFVIHLVLLTIFGLNPGIYLKKVLPVLTFAFTSRSSAGTIPLNAKMQKDSLGVDQGIANMSASFGATIGQNGCAAIYPAMLAIMVAPTVGIDPFTFGFIAKLVVIIGISSFGIAGVGGGATFAALIVLSSMGLPIAVAGLLISIEPLIDMGRTALNVNDSILSGTLTSRFMGKMDKKVYQDPDAVQKDLAI from the coding sequence ATGAATGTTTGGTTTGTATTGATTAACATTATTGTTTTTCTATTGTTTACTGCCATCATTGTTCAAATGCAGCGCAAGCATGTTTCGTTCGGCAAGCGCGTTTTCACTGCGCTCGGGCTTGGTATCGTACTCGGCGCGTTTCTTCAAATTATATATGGCGCTAATTCAAAAGTTGTCGCGACAACGACAGACTGGTATGGAATTGCCGGTAGCGGCTATGTAAAGCTACTAATGATGATTGTTGTACCACTTGTTATGGTTTCTATTATCCAATCCATCATTAATCTTGAAAAGTCTAATCAGCTTGGAAAGATGGCAGCATGGATTATCGGTATTCTTGTTGCGACTGCAATGGTTGCTGCACTGATTGGTATCACTTCTGCTGGATTGTTCCATCTGAATGCTGATCAAATTCAAGCTGGTCAGGCAGAGAACGCCCGTGCAGTGGAGCTTCAAGGCAAGTTTAATGAAATTAAGGATTTGACAACACCACAGAAAATCGTCGACTTTATTCCGTCGAATGTCTTCCAGGACATGACTGGTGAACGCCCGACTTCGGTTATTGCGATCGTTATCTTCTCCATGTTCGTTGGTATTGCAGTACTAGGCCTGCGTAGGAAAAATCCAGAACAAGCAGCCCGTTTCACAGATATCATCAATGCGATCTACGCGGTCATTATGCGCATCGTTACGCTAATTTTGCGACTAACACCGTATGGCATCCTCGCCTTGATTGCAACAATGGTAGCAACGACAGATGTCGATGGTGTTCTTGAATTAGGTAAATTTGTGCTCGCTTCATACGCGGCATTGATCACAATGTTCGTGATTCACCTTGTCCTGCTTACGATTTTCGGACTGAATCCCGGCATTTACTTGAAGAAGGTACTTCCTGTACTTACATTTGCCTTCACTTCAAGGTCCAGTGCCGGTACAATTCCGCTAAATGCGAAAATGCAAAAAGACTCACTCGGTGTTGACCAAGGAATTGCGAATATGTCTGCATCGTTCGGTGCAACAATCGGCCAAAACGGCTGTGCTGCAATTTATCCGGCGATGCTTGCCATCATGGTTGCACCGACTGTTGGAATCGATCCATTTACATTCGGCTTCATTGCGAAGCTCGTTGTAATCATCGGTATTAGTTCATTCGGTATTGCGGGAGTAGGCGGGGGCGCAACGTTTGCAGCGCTCATCGTTCTCTCATCCATGGGCCTTCCAATTGCTGTTGCAGGATTGCTCATTTCAATCGAGCCGCTCATCGATATGGGGCGCACAGCCCTTAACGTGAACGACAGCATCCTTTCTGGAACGTTGACGTCACGATTCATGGGCAAAATGGATAAGAAAGTTTACCAGGATCCTGATGCAGTTCAGAAGGATCTAGCTATATAA
- a CDS encoding protein adenylyltransferase SelO, translated as MGNETGWNFDNSYARLPETFFKPCEPTPVKKPEVVKLNVQLAQELGLDAALLNTKNGTDILAGNALPEGAEPIAQAYAGHQFGGFNKLGDGRAILLGEQITPEGERFDIQLKGPGKTPYSRGGDGRAALGPMLREYIISEAMYALGIPTTRSLAVVSTGQPTFRGVDLPGAILTRVAASHLRVGTFQYAAAFCEVDELRALADYTIERHYPDAKEDENPYFAFLKAMIDRQAKLIASWQHIGFIHGVQNTDNVTVSGETIDYGPCAFMDVYDPATVFSSIDRVGRYAYGNQPPIGNWNLARFAETLVPLLADDEKQGVKLAEEAIGTYPERFYTYWLEGMRKKLGFFNEEKEDETLIDDLLEIMKKYRADYTNTFVALTTGCLEGMVLFATAEFKEWHKRWQERLGRQPESDKAALERMKSCNPAVIPRNHRVEAALDAAEKGDLSVMEELLVVLAKPFAYSEDQAEYQKVPASAAPYTTYCGT; from the coding sequence ATGGGCAACGAGACAGGATGGAATTTTGATAACAGCTATGCACGCCTGCCGGAAACATTTTTTAAGCCTTGTGAACCGACACCGGTAAAGAAACCTGAAGTGGTCAAGCTGAATGTACAGCTGGCGCAGGAGCTTGGTCTAGATGCGGCATTATTAAATACAAAAAATGGAACGGACATATTAGCAGGAAATGCTCTTCCGGAAGGAGCTGAACCGATTGCCCAAGCTTATGCGGGACACCAGTTCGGTGGATTTAACAAACTGGGTGATGGTCGGGCTATCTTGCTTGGAGAACAAATTACGCCCGAGGGCGAGCGTTTCGATATCCAGCTGAAAGGTCCGGGCAAAACACCGTACTCCCGAGGTGGAGATGGCCGGGCAGCGCTAGGACCGATGTTACGCGAGTATATTATCAGCGAGGCGATGTACGCACTCGGCATCCCAACGACTCGCAGTCTTGCAGTTGTTTCGACAGGGCAGCCAACTTTCCGTGGAGTTGACTTGCCTGGTGCAATCCTTACACGTGTAGCTGCGAGCCATTTACGGGTCGGAACGTTCCAATATGCAGCAGCTTTCTGTGAAGTTGACGAACTGAGGGCACTTGCCGATTATACTATTGAGCGACATTATCCAGATGCAAAAGAAGATGAGAATCCTTATTTTGCATTTCTTAAAGCAATGATTGACCGTCAGGCGAAACTTATAGCAAGCTGGCAGCATATCGGCTTCATTCATGGTGTTCAGAATACAGACAATGTGACAGTCAGTGGCGAAACAATTGACTATGGCCCGTGTGCTTTTATGGATGTATACGATCCGGCGACTGTATTCAGTTCGATTGACCGAGTTGGTCGTTACGCATATGGCAATCAGCCGCCAATCGGCAATTGGAATCTCGCTCGCTTTGCTGAGACGCTTGTGCCGCTTCTTGCCGATGATGAGAAGCAAGGCGTCAAGCTTGCTGAAGAAGCAATCGGCACATACCCTGAACGGTTCTACACATACTGGCTAGAAGGCATGCGGAAGAAACTTGGATTCTTCAATGAGGAAAAGGAAGATGAGACACTTATTGATGACCTGTTGGAAATCATGAAAAAATACCGTGCGGACTATACGAATACCTTCGTCGCTTTGACTACAGGCTGCCTTGAAGGAATGGTTCTTTTTGCTACAGCCGAATTCAAAGAATGGCACAAGCGCTGGCAAGAGCGACTTGGACGACAGCCCGAGTCGGACAAAGCTGCATTGGAGAGAATGAAATCTTGCAATCCAGCTGTCATCCCGCGCAATCATCGTGTTGAAGCAGCTCTTGACGCTGCGGAAAAGGGTGACTTGAGTGTCATGGAAGAGTTGCTCGTTGTGCTCGCCAAGCCGTTTGCATACTCTGAAGATCAGGCTGAATATCAGAAAGTCCCGGCTTCTGCAGCGCCATATACGACATATTGCGGCACGTAA
- a CDS encoding YitT family protein — protein sequence MKNIIVIAGSFIIAFSFNFFLIPYGILSSGLSGIAILIGLVTPLSVGLMNFLLNLPILILGFYKLGKVITTNTLICVISLSAFLYILPVVKITDNMLLSTIFGGIIGGIGIGMILKYSGTSGGLDIIAIILSRTTNFSVGLLLTAMNGIIVLISGAAFNWNIALYTLLSIYLTGKVVDTIHTDHIKLTMQIVTTEGDTIREELLDTIYRGITVMEGFGGYTGEPKQVLMMVVTRYETMEIREIVRKHDKKAFINIYETVEVDGEFAKN from the coding sequence ATGAAAAATATCATCGTTATTGCCGGCTCATTCATCATTGCCTTCAGTTTCAACTTCTTCCTTATACCTTATGGCATTTTGAGCAGCGGACTGAGCGGCATTGCCATTCTGATTGGGCTTGTTACACCGCTTTCTGTCGGTCTAATGAACTTCCTGCTCAACCTGCCGATCCTCATACTCGGCTTTTATAAACTGGGCAAAGTCATAACAACAAACACACTCATCTGTGTTATTTCCCTTTCCGCCTTCCTGTACATACTGCCCGTCGTTAAAATTACAGATAATATGCTGCTTTCCACTATATTTGGTGGCATTATCGGTGGTATTGGCATCGGCATGATCTTGAAATATTCAGGTACATCCGGAGGCCTTGATATTATAGCGATCATCCTGTCGCGAACGACGAACTTCAGCGTAGGTCTGCTCCTCACCGCCATGAACGGGATTATCGTTCTCATTTCTGGAGCGGCGTTTAATTGGAATATCGCTTTATATACTTTGCTCTCCATCTACTTGACCGGAAAAGTGGTGGATACGATTCACACAGATCATATCAAGCTGACAATGCAGATTGTAACAACGGAAGGAGACACGATTCGCGAGGAACTGCTTGATACGATTTATCGCGGCATTACAGTAATGGAAGGGTTCGGTGGTTATACAGGCGAACCGAAGCAGGTGCTCATGATGGTTGTAACTCGTTATGAGACGATGGAAATTCGGGAAATCGTCCGCAAGCACGACAAGAAAGCCTTCATTAATATTTACGAAACCGTCGAAGTTGATGGTGAATTTGCGAAAAACTAG
- a CDS encoding diguanylate cyclase, translating into MPLFSWELIVDTSWGLIFRNLFSNMCIILLLSFVYLQARWKWVERRARKNRYMIDGVAGGILGIILMYYSIRINSYIILDLRYAVIVLVMLFGGMRAAAISSSIIILARLTLGIGFSAYAGIPIVATMLIGFALMNKMKVLQKVGIVWKGLFLIIYSNIAFSIVLCIAMKDPVLLTKMLTVYWTLSTFCALISIVFVLYVRRSHDLLVKYESEATTDFLTGLNNVRQFDIIWNHTMQRALSRKESLSLLAIDVDFFKEVNDTYGHATGDLVLAEIGKLLKKHSRPFDIVSRNGGEEFSIIMPDCTNMQAIRTGEQIRKVVESHLFPIDNGSEIRITISVGTASYPETVLDPESLLRQADECLYQAKRAGRNRVWNPPILEKEGSNTEKD; encoded by the coding sequence ATGCCTTTATTCTCTTGGGAATTAATAGTTGATACAAGCTGGGGATTAATCTTCCGTAATTTGTTCAGCAATATGTGCATCATTCTTCTTCTGTCGTTCGTCTATTTGCAGGCCCGCTGGAAATGGGTGGAGAGGAGGGCGAGGAAGAATCGCTATATGATAGATGGAGTTGCGGGCGGAATCCTAGGAATCATACTCATGTACTATTCAATTCGAATAAACAGCTATATTATCCTCGACCTTCGCTACGCAGTTATTGTTCTTGTCATGTTGTTTGGCGGGATGCGGGCAGCTGCCATCAGTTCCTCAATCATCATCTTAGCGAGGCTTACACTCGGAATCGGATTTAGCGCCTATGCAGGTATCCCAATAGTTGCAACGATGCTGATCGGTTTTGCTTTAATGAACAAAATGAAGGTGTTACAGAAAGTTGGCATTGTTTGGAAGGGGCTATTTCTGATCATCTATTCCAACATTGCTTTTTCAATCGTTCTTTGCATCGCAATGAAGGATCCAGTATTGCTTACAAAGATGCTTACTGTATATTGGACGCTTTCTACATTTTGTGCTCTCATCTCGATTGTGTTTGTTTTGTATGTAAGACGTTCACATGATCTGCTTGTAAAATATGAATCAGAGGCGACGACGGATTTTCTAACAGGACTAAACAATGTGCGCCAGTTCGATATTATATGGAATCATACAATGCAGAGGGCCTTAAGCCGCAAGGAGAGTTTGTCTCTGCTGGCAATAGATGTTGATTTTTTTAAAGAGGTAAATGACACATACGGACATGCCACAGGAGATCTAGTACTTGCGGAGATCGGGAAATTGCTGAAGAAGCACTCACGACCATTTGACATTGTTTCACGAAATGGAGGAGAGGAATTTTCCATTATCATGCCTGATTGCACCAATATGCAGGCAATCCGAACAGGAGAGCAAATTCGCAAAGTGGTTGAGAGTCATTTGTTCCCGATCGACAATGGCAGCGAAATTCGCATTACCATATCTGTGGGCACTGCGAGCTATCCAGAAACAGTCTTGGATCCAGAATCTCTGCTTAGGCAAGCTGATGAATGTCTCTATCAAGCGAAACGTGCAGGAAGAAACCGTGTCTGGAATCCACCGATATTGGAGAAAGAGGGATCCAATACAGAAAAAGACTGA
- a CDS encoding ABC transporter permease, whose product MKQVAWLMLKTFKSVFAKPKNIITYLLLPLTGILIAFIAYGQTNEETINVGVVDLDHQQVAKSTIQYLKHLDSFKVKNVKSEEIKQMLAAEEIDVAVTMGEGFSASVLAGAPAQVNVQSIKGESVTAFMKQYLYSYIDQMSKLGQAAKGNQAMFGKLLADYEETDFPVKADIENNSRKSFATTYTAIGFLLMVMLLSAANLSEIIMKEKADWTYYRLLSTPISAKDYMLSNVLMNLVVMLIQGLLTLTVLWLLFKIDIGIPFLDIAAVLAVFSLVSVGLSLVIVAFAGSRSSAGALINLIIIPTTLLSGSFWPVEIMPQIAQRLADFLPQRWALKTLTAMYDGSNTADLYMNFLILFAFALTFFMIAAYKFNRNNNTKQFS is encoded by the coding sequence ATGAAACAAGTTGCCTGGCTCATGCTCAAAACTTTCAAGTCTGTCTTCGCTAAGCCAAAAAATATCATTACGTATCTCCTGCTGCCGCTGACAGGTATTTTGATTGCTTTTATTGCTTATGGACAGACAAATGAAGAGACAATCAATGTTGGAGTCGTCGATCTAGACCACCAGCAAGTGGCGAAAAGTACTATTCAGTATTTAAAGCATCTCGATTCCTTTAAAGTGAAAAACGTCAAAAGTGAGGAAATAAAGCAGATGCTTGCCGCTGAGGAAATCGACGTGGCAGTCACTATGGGGGAAGGGTTCAGTGCGAGTGTATTGGCAGGTGCACCAGCTCAAGTGAACGTACAGTCAATTAAAGGGGAAAGTGTTACAGCTTTCATGAAGCAATATTTGTACAGCTATATTGATCAGATGTCCAAACTGGGGCAAGCCGCTAAAGGTAATCAGGCTATGTTTGGCAAGCTATTGGCAGATTACGAGGAAACAGATTTCCCCGTGAAAGCAGACATTGAGAACAATTCGAGGAAAAGCTTTGCAACAACATATACAGCAATCGGTTTTCTGCTTATGGTTATGCTGCTCTCTGCGGCCAATCTGTCCGAAATCATAATGAAGGAAAAGGCAGACTGGACATATTATCGCCTGCTTTCCACTCCGATTTCAGCAAAAGATTATATGCTGTCCAATGTGCTGATGAACTTGGTCGTCATGTTGATTCAAGGGTTGCTTACGCTTACAGTCCTGTGGTTATTGTTTAAAATTGATATTGGGATTCCTTTTTTGGACATTGCAGCAGTACTTGCTGTCTTCTCCTTAGTTTCTGTTGGGCTTTCCCTCGTTATCGTTGCATTTGCTGGCAGTCGGAGCTCAGCAGGTGCGTTGATCAACTTGATTATCATTCCGACTACATTGCTTTCGGGGAGCTTCTGGCCCGTGGAAATCATGCCGCAGATCGCCCAGCGCCTTGCTGATTTCCTGCCTCAGAGATGGGCTCTGAAAACATTGACGGCAATGTATGATGGGAGCAATACTGCCGACTTGTACATGAACTTCCTCATTCTGTTTGCGTTTGCACTTACATTCTTCATGATTGCCGCTTATAAATTCAATCGGAATAACAATACAAAACAGTTTAGTTGA
- a CDS encoding ABC transporter permease, protein MKILSIAWKQIKHDVRDIRSFLFMLAFPIVLMVILGSALSNVFNNEIELGEMNVLYKDNTRNELGVAFKAFAVKAEESDIHFKEIQNIEKARNKVKAGKVDAYLVLNKNGISYHASRPDSIEANVIEGMLQTFAGYYKTGRVIIQSNPSKASEILAQPSRSDYIQEGSIARNKQPSSMDYYAIVMTTMITLYSAIAASHLVSSEREAHTAERLIVAPVRKLEIFVGKVAGSICINAFFIAAVVAFSYFVLKVEWGTTPGQWFLSGTLLLTEVIAAVSLGLGLSLIARTPAASRMIIMVIVQIASFFGGAYFKIDHPEGLLKTLVNLSPLTWENEGIMRLIYTGDQIFIVKVMAMNIGVALLFLLVSLVTLRRREGL, encoded by the coding sequence ATGAAAATATTAAGTATTGCCTGGAAGCAGATCAAGCATGATGTCCGTGACATCCGCAGCTTTCTATTCATGCTTGCCTTCCCGATTGTGCTTATGGTCATACTCGGGAGTGCACTGAGCAATGTGTTCAACAATGAGATAGAGCTTGGCGAAATGAATGTTCTCTACAAGGACAATACACGTAATGAGCTTGGAGTCGCTTTTAAAGCTTTTGCCGTGAAGGCAGAGGAATCGGATATTCATTTCAAAGAGATTCAGAATATTGAAAAGGCACGAAATAAAGTTAAAGCTGGAAAAGTAGATGCTTATCTTGTACTCAACAAAAACGGCATTTCCTATCATGCCAGTCGTCCAGATAGCATTGAAGCAAATGTCATTGAAGGAATGCTGCAAACGTTCGCAGGCTATTACAAGACTGGAAGAGTCATCATTCAATCCAATCCTAGTAAAGCATCAGAAATACTCGCTCAGCCAAGCCGCTCTGATTACATTCAAGAAGGCTCCATTGCTCGGAATAAACAGCCGAGCTCCATGGACTATTATGCAATTGTCATGACAACGATGATTACATTGTACAGTGCAATTGCCGCAAGTCATTTAGTCTCAAGTGAGAGAGAAGCACACACTGCTGAACGTTTGATTGTTGCACCTGTTCGCAAGCTTGAGATTTTTGTCGGAAAAGTAGCAGGGAGCATTTGTATCAATGCCTTCTTCATCGCAGCTGTTGTTGCGTTCAGCTATTTTGTTCTGAAAGTTGAATGGGGGACGACTCCTGGACAATGGTTCTTATCGGGTACACTGCTGCTTACTGAAGTTATCGCAGCAGTCAGTCTTGGACTTGGACTTAGCCTGATCGCGAGAACACCGGCAGCTTCCAGAATGATCATTATGGTGATTGTCCAGATCGCTTCGTTTTTCGGCGGTGCCTATTTCAAGATTGATCACCCGGAAGGATTACTGAAGACACTTGTGAATCTGTCTCCTCTAACTTGGGAAAACGAAGGCATCATGCGTCTTATTTATACAGGCGACCAGATTTTCATAGTAAAGGTCATGGCGATGAATATAGGTGTCGCGCTCTTGTTCCTGCTAGTCAGTCTCGTCACATTACGCAGAAGGGAGGGGCTATAA
- a CDS encoding ABC transporter ATP-binding protein, protein MHILEIEKLTKRFGDVVAVDQMSLKVEEGEIFGFLGSNGAGKSTTIEMVTGLLRPNSGTIKVLGKDISKNRMFIKRNIGFVPQDIAIYEDLTAYENVKFFAGLYGFRGKELHERTMEALEFVDLTEKQKVFPKKFSGGMKRRLNIACAIAHKPKLIIMDEPTVGIDPQSRKYILESVRKLNEMGCTIIYTSHYMEEVEEICSRIAIIDHGQIIVEGTKDELKSLITDHKVVNIDTKSAVEVDVEIIKEIPGVLSVQVVGDEVQVQTELGANNLNRIIAYFISNGLEIRSLDEKEPNLETVFLTLTGRSLRDAH, encoded by the coding sequence ATGCATATTCTTGAGATTGAAAAACTGACAAAGCGTTTCGGTGATGTCGTTGCCGTAGATCAGATGTCACTCAAAGTGGAAGAAGGAGAGATTTTTGGTTTCCTCGGATCTAATGGAGCAGGCAAGAGTACGACGATAGAAATGGTGACCGGTTTGCTTCGTCCAAATAGCGGGACGATCAAAGTGCTCGGCAAAGATATTTCCAAGAACCGCATGTTCATTAAGCGGAACATCGGCTTCGTCCCTCAGGACATTGCTATTTACGAAGATCTGACAGCTTATGAAAATGTTAAGTTCTTCGCTGGACTCTATGGATTTCGTGGAAAAGAGCTTCATGAACGGACGATGGAGGCGCTGGAATTCGTTGATTTAACAGAGAAGCAGAAAGTGTTTCCGAAGAAATTTTCGGGAGGGATGAAGAGGCGTCTGAACATCGCCTGCGCAATTGCACATAAACCAAAGCTGATCATCATGGATGAACCGACTGTCGGTATTGACCCCCAATCGCGGAAGTATATTCTGGAGTCTGTACGGAAGCTGAATGAGATGGGTTGTACAATCATATACACAAGCCATTATATGGAGGAAGTCGAGGAAATCTGCTCCCGAATCGCCATTATTGATCATGGTCAGATTATCGTAGAGGGTACGAAGGATGAACTGAAGTCGCTCATTACCGATCATAAAGTCGTCAACATTGATACGAAGTCCGCTGTAGAAGTGGACGTTGAGATCATCAAAGAGATTCCTGGAGTACTTTCTGTTCAGGTAGTTGGGGATGAAGTTCAAGTGCAGACTGAGCTGGGAGCCAATAACTTGAATCGCATTATCGCTTATTTTATTAGCAATGGTCTGGAAATACGCTCACTAGATGAAAAGGAACCGAATCTTGAGACGGTTTTTCTTACATTGACAGGGCGGAGTCTGCGTGATGCACATTAA